The following proteins come from a genomic window of Nautilia profundicola AmH:
- a CDS encoding SDR family NAD(P)-dependent oxidoreductase, with product MKILLTGASSGIGKAIKETLRDYEIITLCRNCDEKIDFNNINVLKNLKIDDVYGIIHNSGIGYFGQFEDIGTDKIQEMINVNFLAPMILTKNHLKDIKKNRGFIINISSTSAIHPARQGVVYGATKAALRHFGTSLFEEVRKSGVKVCTILPDMTLTNFHKNTYFKPSSDELAHIKPEDIAKIVKDIIEAPKNIVMHEVVIKPQIFKLDKK from the coding sequence ATGAAAATACTTCTAACGGGTGCAAGCAGCGGGATAGGAAAAGCCATAAAAGAAACTCTCAGAGATTATGAAATAATAACACTTTGCAGAAATTGCGACGAAAAAATAGATTTCAATAATATAAACGTATTAAAAAATCTAAAAATTGATGACGTTTACGGAATAATACACAATTCCGGTATCGGTTATTTCGGACAGTTTGAGGATATCGGAACAGACAAAATCCAAGAGATGATAAACGTCAACTTTTTAGCTCCTATGATTCTGACAAAAAACCACTTAAAAGATATTAAAAAAAACAGAGGCTTTATAATAAACATCTCATCCACTTCGGCAATCCACCCGGCACGTCAGGGTGTCGTTTACGGCGCTACAAAAGCAGCTCTGAGGCATTTCGGCACATCGCTTTTTGAAGAGGTTAGAAAATCGGGAGTAAAAGTATGTACGATTCTGCCGGATATGACACTTACAAACTTTCATAAAAACACTTATTTCAAACCATCATCCGACGAACTCGCGCATATTAAACCGGAAGATATAGCCAAAATAGTAAAAGATATTATAGAAGCGCCTAAAAATATCGTAATGCACGAAGTGGTGATAAAACCTCAGATTTTTAAACTTGACAAAAAATAA
- a CDS encoding cell division ATP-binding protein FtsE — protein sequence MGVLVEAKSLYVGYKNEPIIRNANFKIYTKDFVFLTGVSGSGKTTIIKSLYGEVPVLKGSLNVGGIELNKIRKSKLSYLRKYLGVVFQDYKLIPEWTILKNVMLPMLIAGIDKKTAEEEAMKLLNKVKLSHKLDKFPAELSGGEQQRAAIARAIIHDPVMILADEPISGLDEYSANLVMELFIMANREKDITIMIASHSLPQTFNINYRQIHLEKGQVYELS from the coding sequence ATGGGTGTACTGGTAGAGGCTAAAAGTTTATATGTAGGATATAAAAACGAGCCGATAATAAGAAATGCGAATTTTAAAATTTATACAAAGGATTTTGTTTTTTTAACGGGTGTCAGCGGAAGCGGAAAAACTACTATCATTAAATCCCTTTACGGTGAAGTTCCCGTTCTTAAAGGGTCTTTAAATGTTGGAGGAATAGAGTTAAACAAAATCAGAAAATCAAAGCTTTCTTATCTTAGAAAATATTTAGGCGTTGTATTTCAGGATTACAAACTGATTCCGGAATGGACAATACTCAAAAACGTAATGCTTCCGATGTTAATTGCCGGAATAGACAAAAAAACGGCGGAAGAGGAAGCTATGAAACTTTTGAATAAAGTAAAACTTTCCCATAAATTAGATAAGTTCCCTGCGGAACTGAGCGGAGGTGAACAGCAGCGTGCCGCAATCGCCAGGGCGATTATTCACGATCCTGTGATGATTTTAGCGGATGAGCCGATTTCCGGGCTTGATGAATATTCCGCTAATCTTGTAATGGAGCTGTTTATTATGGCAAACAGGGAAAAAGATATAACCATTATGATAGCCTCTCACTCCCTACCTCAGACGTTTAATATAAACTATAGACAAATTCATCTTGAAAAAGGGCAGGTTTATGAACTCTCTTAA
- a CDS encoding DUF309 domain-containing protein, whose translation MNEFEKYKQYIINGQYFEAHEVLEEVWQELRKTDDEIQWAYKGLINAAVAMELKKRKRKEEVYKMVWGNFEKYRKFYELSEEIKKTAEFAEKYKPF comes from the coding sequence ATGAACGAATTTGAAAAGTATAAGCAATATATAATCAACGGTCAATATTTTGAAGCTCATGAAGTGCTTGAAGAAGTTTGGCAGGAGCTTAGAAAGACAGATGATGAAATTCAATGGGCTTACAAAGGTCTTATCAATGCCGCTGTTGCAATGGAATTGAAAAAGCGTAAAAGAAAAGAAGAAGTTTATAAAATGGTATGGGGTAATTTTGAAAAATACAGGAAATTTTACGAACTATCGGAAGAAATAAAAAAAACGGCGGAATTTGCGGAAAAATACAAGCCGTTTTAA
- a CDS encoding TIGR03545 family protein — protein MGFVFKFFKELNSAGNEKLITLAVILGLISGFLPFFNIFTLIILFIAFTIRIPFGLFLASWGVFSILGYFLDPFFAKTGYIILTTPFLAPLWEFLYNLPLMRWSGYNNTVVMGGLIWGVVFGVLIYYFLNKSIEFYRNKLFGFCSKYPALKWIIPDFSKKTKIIRISGVLGFFIIFGGIGLLITLLFDPVIKKVTEYSLSKIFHKPVKIEQINTSLFNAQIDINNIQVGDIKTDKINLKLSWYYLLWKKFDIEYLNIVNVHTEKSIKDIIIISSNTSSQNNKSNILKKINVSLPKPEDLIKGYKLESLQKIEKLRKDYEEFVVLANQVKKDLANSKNSVNQIKNQIKELEKLSKNIKTPDDIQKILAKVDEIKKNIGLLKDKIKNEKDRLVVLKKQILNDLDEIKKASQNDYKRLASKYDMLKEGKYYEFAQTFLQPEVKKYVEKFLKYYKLIQPYLKKETKENNQYIRSKGTYITYKDKIKYPDFVLEKGIISAKSSDIDAKTEVVNLSSNQILLNKQGIITISAVSKYFKSAMLTVKYLQKAEMDLNVKNIFINKLNAGELVLLNPKINVFSHGNIDNEYYNIVTSVYIVPEKITFASNKYIAKVVQKLKKLNVKILIKGNNQKYNIKITSDIDKLFANYLKEEMNTQIKIAKSKLKDILKEQIKEEISKTGFDANKFNIINDVSSFENSIDSLKSSLNKYTKDQLSKQLLKKGIGDFIKF, from the coding sequence ATGGGGTTTGTTTTTAAGTTTTTTAAAGAATTAAACAGTGCGGGCAATGAAAAATTAATAACTTTAGCAGTTATTTTAGGATTAATAAGCGGTTTTTTACCTTTTTTTAATATATTTACTCTTATTATTTTATTCATAGCGTTTACTATTCGTATACCTTTTGGACTTTTTTTAGCGAGTTGGGGAGTTTTTTCAATATTAGGCTATTTTCTTGATCCGTTTTTTGCAAAAACGGGTTATATCATATTAACTACACCATTTTTAGCTCCTTTGTGGGAATTTTTGTATAATTTGCCGTTAATGAGATGGAGCGGATATAACAATACCGTAGTAATGGGCGGTTTAATTTGGGGAGTTGTTTTTGGTGTTTTGATATATTATTTTTTAAACAAAAGTATAGAGTTTTATAGAAATAAATTGTTTGGATTTTGTTCAAAATACCCTGCTTTAAAATGGATTATCCCTGATTTTTCGAAAAAAACCAAGATTATAAGAATTAGCGGTGTTTTAGGATTTTTTATAATATTCGGTGGTATTGGCCTGCTAATTACTCTTTTATTTGATCCGGTTATAAAAAAAGTCACGGAATATAGCCTTTCTAAAATATTTCACAAACCTGTGAAAATAGAACAAATTAACACTTCGTTATTCAATGCTCAAATTGATATAAATAATATTCAAGTAGGTGATATTAAGACAGATAAAATTAACTTAAAACTTTCATGGTATTATTTATTATGGAAAAAGTTTGATATTGAATATCTGAATATTGTTAATGTCCATACCGAAAAAAGTATAAAAGATATAATCATTATCTCAAGCAATACCTCTTCACAAAATAATAAATCCAATATATTAAAAAAAATAAATGTATCTCTTCCTAAGCCGGAAGATCTTATCAAAGGTTATAAATTAGAATCACTTCAAAAAATTGAAAAATTAAGAAAAGATTATGAAGAGTTTGTTGTTTTAGCCAATCAGGTAAAAAAAGATTTGGCAAATTCTAAAAATAGTGTTAATCAAATAAAAAATCAGATAAAAGAGCTTGAAAAATTAAGTAAAAATATAAAAACGCCTGATGATATACAAAAAATACTTGCCAAAGTCGATGAGATTAAAAAAAATATCGGTTTATTAAAAGATAAAATTAAAAATGAAAAAGACAGACTCGTAGTCCTTAAAAAACAGATATTAAATGATTTAGACGAAATAAAAAAAGCTTCACAAAACGATTACAAAAGACTTGCATCTAAATATGATATGTTGAAAGAAGGTAAATATTATGAATTTGCACAAACATTTCTGCAGCCTGAAGTAAAGAAATATGTCGAGAAATTTTTGAAATATTATAAATTAATTCAGCCTTATCTTAAAAAAGAAACAAAAGAAAACAATCAATATATTAGATCTAAAGGTACATATATTACTTATAAAGATAAAATAAAATATCCTGATTTTGTTTTGGAAAAAGGTATTATAAGTGCTAAAAGCAGTGATATAGATGCAAAAACCGAAGTTGTTAATCTTTCTTCTAATCAAATATTGTTGAATAAACAAGGAATTATTACAATTTCAGCTGTTTCGAAATACTTTAAATCCGCCATGCTTACAGTCAAATACTTACAAAAAGCAGAGATGGATTTAAATGTAAAGAACATTTTTATCAATAAGCTTAATGCAGGAGAATTGGTTCTTTTAAATCCTAAGATTAATGTATTTTCTCATGGTAATATAGACAATGAATATTATAATATAGTCACTTCTGTATATATAGTACCTGAAAAAATAACTTTTGCATCAAACAAATATATTGCAAAAGTGGTGCAGAAATTAAAAAAACTTAATGTAAAAATTTTAATTAAAGGTAACAATCAAAAATATAATATTAAAATAACTTCTGATATTGATAAATTGTTTGCTAATTATTTAAAAGAAGAAATGAATACTCAAATTAAAATTGCAAAATCTAAATTGAAAGATATTTTAAAAGAACAAATTAAAGAGGAAATTTCAAAAACAGGTTTTGATGCGAATAAATTCAATATTATTAATGATGTTAGCTCTTTTGAAAACAGTATTGATTCATTAAAAAGCAGCTTAAATAAATATACTAAAGACCAGCTCAGCAAACAGCTTCTAAAAAAAGGAATAGGGGATTTTATAAAATTTTAA
- a CDS encoding murein hydrolase activator EnvC family protein encodes MKKLILIFCFIFAYSATITSTKKELKSTSYKIARMNQKLDSLAKEIIKKQNQINLLKQKENKIQQQIIKLENELKNSNKTLNELTDLAKGLNRNKEEIKSEVIKFISQNYYLNTKQIDSLNDLIYSEINEKALEVYSKQISALLSKYKRIDKNLNITNNKIKTIKEKKQTLIKKREELAKLKKERIKELASLKKQKENYKRKLLAMIKKQQSLRKKLQELKIVKKRAPEIKVKKVGSAYYKPKTAVYRGRKTIPPVYGRVVKRFGSYIDPIYKIKIYNDSITIKTKPNSVVRSIMNGKVVYIGNNGDKKVVFIKHSGNLFSIYANLSKISPLLKKGSYVKRGQIIARVKDALEFEVTYKDKPINPLKVINLR; translated from the coding sequence ATGAAAAAACTTATTTTGATATTTTGTTTTATATTCGCATATTCAGCAACTATCACATCAACAAAAAAAGAGTTGAAGAGTACTTCTTATAAGATAGCAAGAATGAATCAAAAACTTGATTCTCTTGCAAAAGAAATTATAAAAAAGCAAAATCAGATTAATCTTTTAAAACAGAAAGAAAACAAAATCCAGCAGCAGATCATAAAGCTTGAAAACGAACTTAAAAACTCAAATAAGACATTAAATGAGCTTACGGATCTCGCAAAAGGTTTAAACAGAAATAAAGAGGAGATTAAATCGGAAGTAATTAAATTTATCTCTCAAAATTATTATCTTAACACTAAACAGATAGATTCTTTAAACGACTTAATATACAGCGAGATTAACGAAAAAGCCCTTGAAGTGTATTCGAAGCAGATTTCGGCACTATTGTCAAAATACAAAAGAATAGACAAAAACCTTAATATTACCAATAATAAAATCAAAACAATAAAAGAAAAAAAACAGACTCTGATAAAAAAAAGAGAAGAACTTGCAAAACTGAAAAAAGAGAGAATCAAAGAACTTGCTTCGCTTAAAAAACAGAAAGAAAACTACAAAAGAAAACTTCTTGCTATGATAAAAAAACAGCAGAGCCTGAGAAAAAAACTTCAAGAACTTAAAATTGTTAAAAAAAGAGCTCCTGAAATAAAAGTAAAAAAAGTAGGCTCAGCCTATTACAAACCTAAAACCGCGGTGTACAGAGGTAGAAAAACAATTCCTCCTGTATACGGCAGGGTTGTTAAAAGATTCGGCTCTTATATTGATCCTATATACAAAATTAAAATCTACAACGATTCTATAACGATTAAAACAAAACCGAATTCCGTAGTTCGTTCGATTATGAACGGAAAAGTGGTGTATATCGGCAATAACGGAGATAAAAAGGTTGTGTTTATAAAACATTCTGGGAATCTGTTCAGTATTTACGCAAACCTCAGTAAAATTTCACCGCTTCTTAAAAAAGGCAGCTATGTTAAAAGAGGACAGATAATCGCACGTGTAAAAGATGCGCTTGAATTTGAAGTAACATATAAAGATAAGCCTATCAATCCGTTAAAAGTAATCAATCTCAGATAA
- the murI gene encoding glutamate racemase: protein MNRCGVFDSGIGGLSVASELLKSKLFDEIIYFGDTARVPYGNKNESTIIRYSLEALEFLKNFDIDFLVVACNSASSVAIDELRREAGFPVVGVIEAGVKALDAAKTSNILLTGTKRTIQSNKYQNMLLDLGYQNIISVATPLFVPLVEEGITEGKIVDEVFELYFGDIDKSSIDYVILGCTHYPFLAKSFKKHFPNAKLIHSGQAIVELLKNEYGLKEKSDTSIKLFASDNPEELRSKAKEWLNL, encoded by the coding sequence ATGAATAGATGCGGAGTTTTTGACAGCGGGATAGGGGGCTTGAGTGTTGCCTCCGAACTGCTGAAATCCAAACTTTTTGATGAAATTATCTATTTCGGCGATACTGCAAGAGTTCCTTACGGAAACAAAAACGAGTCCACTATAATAAGATACTCACTCGAAGCCCTCGAATTTCTTAAAAATTTCGATATTGACTTTTTAGTTGTAGCATGTAATTCCGCAAGCTCCGTTGCTATAGATGAGCTTAGACGTGAGGCGGGTTTTCCTGTAGTCGGAGTGATTGAAGCTGGTGTTAAGGCTTTAGATGCTGCTAAAACATCAAATATACTTTTAACAGGCACCAAACGAACCATTCAAAGCAATAAATATCAAAATATGCTTTTAGATTTAGGTTATCAAAATATTATCTCAGTAGCCACGCCTCTTTTCGTACCTCTTGTGGAAGAAGGGATTACTGAGGGTAAAATCGTGGATGAGGTGTTTGAACTTTATTTCGGGGATATAGACAAAAGCAGTATCGATTACGTGATACTCGGATGTACCCATTATCCGTTTTTGGCTAAAAGTTTTAAAAAGCATTTCCCAAACGCAAAACTAATTCATTCCGGCCAGGCGATAGTCGAACTTCTCAAAAACGAATACGGTTTAAAAGAAAAATCGGACACCTCCATTAAACTCTTCGCAAGCGACAATCCGGAAGAGCTAAGAAGCAAAGCAAAAGAGTGGCTTAATTTGTGA
- a CDS encoding phosphoribosyltransferase, protein MKDYTFEEFKHDLQNNNIKKPDAILAIARGGLTFAHHLAEKMNMREVFSINAISYDKDKKLDSINIFNIPDLKDYENILVVDDISDSGDTFIEVLKVLKETYPNKNFQTIAIFYKPTSKFKPDIYFHETNEWINFFWEVY, encoded by the coding sequence ATGAAAGATTACACGTTCGAAGAATTTAAGCATGACTTACAAAACAACAACATAAAAAAGCCTGATGCTATTCTTGCTATTGCAAGAGGCGGTCTTACTTTTGCACATCATTTGGCCGAAAAAATGAATATGAGAGAAGTTTTTAGTATTAACGCTATCTCATATGATAAAGATAAAAAGCTTGATAGCATCAATATATTTAATATTCCTGATTTGAAAGACTATGAAAACATTTTAGTTGTAGACGATATAAGTGACAGTGGAGATACGTTTATAGAGGTGTTGAAAGTATTAAAAGAAACATATCCAAATAAAAATTTTCAAACTATAGCTATTTTTTATAAACCTACATCAAAATTCAAACCTGATATTTATTTCCACGAAACAAACGAATGGATAAATTTCTTCTGGGAAGTATATTAA
- a CDS encoding FtsW/RodA/SpoVE family cell cycle protein: MTKKFNITLILLILPFIFLSLFLVNEISHRLYIKELVYIGIGIVAFLITYLLPIRKLLWLIPIIYWFNIFLLILVDTIGIKILGAQRWLKIPILNITIQPSEFMKTTLLLMLGYLIYKYPPRPYYTFKEFLKLSFYIILPFVLIAKEPDLGTALITLIIGFGVLFIIGVDKKIWITLSIGAILFAPIYYKYIMKDYQKQRIENFLNKPSYHVRQSIIAIGSGGFSGKNKEEATQTQLKFLPIASSDFIFAYLVERFGFIGGSGVILLYFILIFYLLKIAQKLKEDYFAKVMFAGVGLMIFVYSYINISMTMNLAPVVGVPLPLLSHGGTSFINFMILFAILENLISRKEFIHTYGVK, encoded by the coding sequence GTGACCAAAAAGTTCAATATAACTCTCATCCTTCTTATTCTTCCTTTTATTTTTTTGAGTCTGTTTTTAGTAAATGAAATCTCTCACAGACTATATATAAAAGAATTAGTATATATCGGTATAGGTATAGTGGCTTTTTTAATTACCTACTTGTTACCCATAAGAAAACTGCTTTGGCTTATACCTATTATTTATTGGTTCAATATTTTCCTGCTTATTTTGGTAGACACTATAGGAATAAAAATATTAGGAGCACAAAGATGGCTTAAAATTCCTATATTAAATATAACAATTCAACCTTCAGAATTTATGAAAACCACTCTTTTATTAATGCTCGGATATTTAATATACAAATATCCTCCCAGACCATATTACACATTTAAGGAATTTTTAAAACTTTCTTTTTATATTATCTTACCGTTTGTATTGATTGCAAAAGAGCCGGATTTAGGAACAGCTCTTATTACATTAATAATAGGTTTTGGAGTGTTATTTATTATAGGAGTTGATAAAAAAATCTGGATAACATTAAGTATCGGTGCAATATTATTTGCACCTATTTATTACAAATACATTATGAAAGACTATCAGAAACAAAGAATAGAAAACTTTCTGAATAAGCCCAGTTATCATGTCCGTCAATCAATTATAGCAATTGGTAGCGGTGGTTTTAGCGGAAAAAACAAAGAAGAAGCCACTCAGACACAATTAAAATTTTTACCCATTGCAAGCAGCGATTTTATATTTGCATATTTAGTGGAAAGATTTGGATTTATCGGTGGAAGCGGAGTAATTTTACTTTATTTTATTTTAATTTTTTATCTTTTAAAAATCGCTCAAAAACTAAAAGAAGATTATTTTGCAAAAGTAATGTTTGCAGGTGTAGGTTTAATGATATTTGTATATTCTTATATTAATATTTCTATGACAATGAACTTAGCACCTGTTGTAGGAGTGCCTTTACCGCTTCTTAGTCACGGAGGAACAAGTTTCATTAATTTTATGATACTTTTTGCTATTTTAGAAAACCTTATAAGCAGAAAAGAATTTATCCATACTTATGGAGTTAAATAG
- the rho gene encoding transcription termination factor Rho, with the protein MENENQTTANNGNSNKKQRTHIPVEGYTIEDLRSKPTEELIKIANELGVENPQEFKRQDLMFEILKAQVAQGGYLLFTGILEVMPDGYGFLRSIGGNFENSLNDVYVSQTQIRRFALRTGDIVTGQVRPPKDQEKYYALLKIEAINYLPPEEAKKRPLFDNLTPLYPQEKIKLEYEPTKLTGRVLDLFAPIGKGQRGLIVAPPRSGKTVFLKEIAHGITHNHPEIELMVLLVDERPEEVTDMQRSVKGEVYSSTFDKPAQNHVRVAELVIEKAKRMVEMGKDVVILLDSITRLARAYNTVTPASGKVLSGGVDANALHKPKRFFGAARNIEEGGSLTIIATALIETGSKMDEVIFEEFKGTGNMEAVLSRRIADRRIYPAIDLLKSGTRKEELLLTPEELAKVWAIRNIISEMDEIEALKLMYSKMLKTKNNQEFLSIINE; encoded by the coding sequence ATGGAAAACGAAAATCAAACTACCGCAAATAACGGTAATAGTAATAAAAAACAAAGAACTCATATTCCTGTCGAAGGGTATACGATTGAAGATTTGAGAAGCAAACCTACCGAAGAGCTTATTAAAATTGCAAACGAACTTGGAGTTGAGAATCCTCAAGAATTTAAGCGTCAGGATTTGATGTTTGAAATTTTAAAGGCTCAGGTAGCACAGGGAGGATATCTGCTTTTTACCGGAATACTTGAAGTAATGCCGGACGGATACGGATTTTTAAGAAGTATAGGCGGTAACTTTGAAAACTCCCTAAACGACGTGTACGTATCACAGACTCAAATCAGAAGATTTGCACTAAGAACAGGGGATATCGTTACCGGTCAGGTAAGACCTCCTAAAGATCAGGAAAAGTATTATGCGCTTTTAAAAATAGAGGCAATCAACTATCTTCCACCTGAAGAAGCTAAAAAAAGACCTCTTTTTGACAACCTTACACCTCTATATCCTCAGGAAAAAATAAAACTTGAATACGAACCGACAAAACTTACAGGGCGTGTACTTGATCTTTTCGCTCCTATCGGAAAAGGACAAAGAGGACTTATCGTAGCGCCTCCAAGAAGTGGTAAGACAGTATTTTTAAAAGAAATAGCGCATGGTATTACACATAATCATCCTGAAATCGAACTGATGGTACTTCTTGTAGATGAAAGACCTGAAGAAGTAACCGATATGCAAAGAAGTGTAAAAGGCGAAGTTTATTCTTCCACATTCGATAAACCCGCCCAAAACCATGTAAGAGTTGCCGAGCTTGTAATCGAGAAAGCAAAAAGAATGGTGGAGATGGGTAAAGACGTTGTGATTTTGCTTGATTCAATCACAAGGCTTGCAAGAGCATACAACACCGTAACACCGGCAAGTGGTAAGGTGCTCAGCGGTGGTGTTGATGCAAACGCACTTCACAAACCTAAAAGATTCTTCGGTGCGGCGAGAAATATAGAAGAGGGCGGAAGCCTTACGATCATAGCAACAGCACTTATTGAAACAGGTTCAAAAATGGATGAGGTTATTTTTGAAGAATTCAAAGGTACGGGTAATATGGAAGCGGTACTAAGCAGAAGAATTGCGGACAGAAGAATTTATCCTGCGATTGACCTGCTTAAATCGGGAACAAGAAAAGAAGAGCTGCTTTTAACTCCTGAAGAACTTGCAAAAGTTTGGGCTATTAGAAATATAATTTCAGAAATGGATGAAATTGAGGCTTTAAAACTTATGTATTCTAAAATGCTCAAAACCAAAAACAATCAGGAGTTTTTAAGTATTATCAATGAATAG
- a CDS encoding Txe/YoeB family addiction module toxin translates to MKIAFTPEGWEDYLYWQKIDKKIVKKINELIKDIKRHPFEGLGKPEALKFDFAGCYSRRINQEHRLIYMIDEDEVIIIACRYHYQ, encoded by the coding sequence ATGAAAATAGCTTTTACACCTGAAGGTTGGGAAGATTATTTATATTGGCAGAAAATTGATAAAAAAATTGTAAAAAAAATAAACGAACTGATTAAAGACATTAAAAGACATCCGTTTGAAGGTTTAGGCAAACCTGAAGCATTGAAGTTTGATTTTGCAGGATGTTATTCAAGAAGAATAAATCAAGAACACAGACTGATATATATGATTGATGAAGACGAAGTTATAATAATCGCATGCAGATATCATTACCAATAA
- a CDS encoding SPL family radical SAM protein — translation MVCYIEENIINHPVTKHIIEKFNPKIIKINHYKDIFNRTHQDFNFQKNKNVLILAEKKEKFLYKGSTFCNSRGYEKFYYSTQILGCVYNCEYCYIGGMYPCGYPVIFVNEDDFISEAEKLKNAYIAISYESDLLAFEGIYPFHYKWIELARKRNDLLIESRTKSANVDRLPDNPPQNFLLGFSLSPVEINRFEKKAPSLEKRIKALKLAITKGYNVEIAIDPIIKTDNFKDVYKNFIEYLKSEIDLCSINIEIGAFRMNKDFLKKLRKIHLSEVVWHPYEIKQGEARYEDEKEIVEYVRGLIVDD, via the coding sequence TTGGTCTGTTATATTGAAGAAAATATAATAAATCACCCGGTTACAAAACATATCATAGAAAAATTCAACCCTAAAATAATAAAAATAAATCACTACAAAGACATATTCAACCGCACACATCAGGATTTTAACTTCCAAAAAAATAAAAACGTTTTAATACTTGCAGAAAAAAAAGAGAAATTTTTATATAAAGGCAGCACTTTTTGCAACAGCAGAGGATATGAAAAGTTTTACTATTCCACCCAGATATTAGGATGTGTATACAACTGCGAATACTGCTACATAGGCGGAATGTATCCGTGCGGATATCCTGTAATATTTGTAAACGAAGATGATTTTATATCGGAAGCCGAAAAACTGAAAAACGCATATATCGCAATAAGCTACGAATCGGATCTTTTGGCATTTGAAGGAATATATCCGTTCCATTACAAATGGATAGAACTTGCAAGAAAAAGAAATGATCTTCTAATAGAAAGCCGTACCAAATCCGCAAACGTAGATAGACTCCCTGACAATCCTCCGCAAAATTTCCTGCTTGGATTTTCACTCTCGCCTGTTGAAATAAACAGATTTGAAAAAAAAGCCCCCTCACTTGAAAAACGAATAAAAGCCCTTAAACTTGCAATCACAAAAGGATACAACGTAGAAATAGCAATAGACCCTATAATCAAAACCGACAATTTTAAAGATGTATACAAAAATTTTATCGAATATTTAAAAAGCGAAATAGATCTTTGTAGCATAAACATAGAAATCGGAGCATTTAGAATGAATAAAGACTTTTTAAAAAAACTTCGTAAAATTCATTTAAGCGAAGTAGTGTGGCATCCGTATGAAATCAAACAGGGCGAAGCCAGATACGAGGATGAAAAAGAGATTGTTGAATATGTCCGAGGATTGATTGTTGATGATTGA
- a CDS encoding type II toxin-antitoxin system YafQ family toxin → MFKLIETKTYKRKLKKILKKHPEIFKKYEKTIYLLEANPFHPSLRLHKLKGEMQEFYLVSIDMSNRIIIDFIVIDEQIFLIDIEEHEEVYW, encoded by the coding sequence ATGTTTAAATTAATTGAAACAAAAACATACAAAAGGAAACTTAAAAAGATTCTAAAAAAACACCCTGAAATTTTTAAAAAATATGAAAAAACAATATATTTATTAGAAGCAAATCCATTTCATCCGTCTCTCAGACTGCACAAACTAAAAGGTGAAATGCAGGAGTTTTATTTAGTTTCAATAGATATGAGCAACAGAATTATAATTGATTTTATCGTAATAGATGAACAAATATTTTTAATCGATATCGAAGAGCATGAAGAGGTTTATTGGTAA
- a CDS encoding type II toxin-antitoxin system Phd/YefM family antitoxin, translating into MEVVTMSEARNNLKEIFEKVYFNHDEVIIHRKGKESVVMISLDEFNSLKETEYLMKNQANREWIKKSINNAKSGKKIYKEI; encoded by the coding sequence ATGGAAGTAGTAACAATGAGTGAAGCCAGAAATAACCTTAAAGAAATTTTTGAAAAAGTTTATTTTAATCATGATGAAGTAATTATACACAGAAAAGGAAAAGAAAGTGTTGTGATGATTTCTCTTGATGAATTCAACTCTTTAAAAGAAACCGAATATTTAATGAAAAACCAGGCAAACAGAGAGTGGATTAAAAAATCCATAAACAATGCGAAATCAGGTAAAAAAATCTATAAAGAAATATAA